GAGCGCACTGATCACCAGCGGCGTGATCTACGCCTACATCGGTTTCCAGGCGCCGTTGGACGTGACCGGCGAGATCCGCGGAGGCCGTCGCGACGTGGCCAGACGAGTGCGCTGGGCGGTGTACGGCACGGTCGTCGGCTCGTTCCTGCTCTACTCCGCGCTCCAGCTGGTCTACGCCGAGCACATGGCCGCCTCCGGCGCCGAGCACGGCACCTCGTACGCACTCCTGACCGACGAGGCCACGCTGCTCGGCGCGCCGCTGGACTGGCTGGTCCTGCTGGTCCGGATCGCCGCGATCATCGCCCCCATCGGCTCGGGCATCGTGTTCACCTATGCGCTGAGCCGCGAGGTCTACACGCTCAGCGCGGAGAGGTATGTCCCCAGCGGGCTGCACGAGCAGCGGGCGTCCCGTCTCCCCGGACGCACCACCGACTCCTTCTGGCTGATCCTGCTCGTCAACCTGGTGCTGGCGCTGGTCGTCCTGGTGGCGGTGGGCGGCGACTGGCAGACGTTGGCCGTGCTCAACACGATCCCGATCCTGATCCTCTACGCGGTCACCTGCGTCGTCCTGGCGGTGCGCTCCGAGCTGCTCGGCACCGGTCTCCAGCAGCTCCTCCCCGTCGCGGCGTACGCGGCCTTCATCGTCATCGCGCTGGTCGTGAACGAGTCCGCGTGGGACCGGGTGTGGAAGGGCGTCGCGGTGATCGGCTGGGGATCGCTCGTCCTGCTCGTGCTCCCCTGGCTCCACCATCTCCGGGTCCCCGGCCTGGGCTGGTACGACGCGAAGAACCACGGCGCGCGCCTGTTCTCCCGCGACCCGGCGAACCGTCCGTTCGTGGTGCTCGCGCTCTACCTGGTCGCGCTGACGCTGCTGAGCGCCGTGCGTCACCGGATCGACGACGACTCCGTCTGGAGCGTGTGGAGCCTGCGTGCCCTGGTGGTGATCGTCGCCTCGGGGGCGTTCATGCTCCTGGTGGGCGCCGGCCGCCGCTATCTGCGGCAGACCCGGCTCACGACGACCCCGCGCTGACCCACTCGGCCTCCTCCTCCTGGCCCGCGGCGACCAGGGTCTCGACGACGGCGTCGATCCGGGCCCGGTCCTGCCACCGGCCCACCGAGCGCCGCAGGACCGCCGCGCGGCTCGCCTCCGGGTAGCGGTGCAGCCGCAGCCGCGTGGTGATGCCGACGATGTCGCTGGGCGTGACGCTCTGCGCCTGGTCGAGATAGCGGGTCAGCAGCCGATCGGCGGTGCCCGTGAGCTCGTTGCGACGGAGCTGGTGGGCCGCCTCGGCGATCGTGGGCCCGGCACCACGGCGGTTGATCGCCTCGTCTGCCAGATGGTGCCAGGAGGTGCGTACGGCATCGGCGAACCCGGCTGCCTCGAGGGCGGCGAGGCACTCGGCGTACCACGCGACGTAGGCCTCCTCGGTGGGCGCCGGATAGACGAGCAGGTCCTCGGCCAGCCGCCAGCCGACGTCGGCCGCGACGGCCGAGCGGCCCCGCCTGCCGACCCGGGACGGGACGTGCCCGAGGAGACCCACGATCTCCTCGGCGGGGCGGAGCCTGACCAGCGTGGCCGCCTGTCGGCGAAGATCCTCGCCCAGCGGCTTGCCGTGGACGTCGGCGAGATAGCCGGCGACGCCCTCCACGACGGCGGAGCCCATCGGTTCGCGGTCCGTGCCCTCCGGGGTGAGGACCCAGTGGAGCAGCTTCCGGGTGGTCTCGGAGGACGGCTGCGCCCACGACCACCGGTCGAGGAAGTCGCCGAGCCGCTCGATGTGGCCGCTGTGGGCGAGCGCGCGGACGATCATCGCCGCCTGGGCCTCGTCGCCCTCCTCCATGAGCGTCTCGCAGATGCGTTTCAGGTTCATCGGCGTGGCGTCGCCGGCCAGGGCGCCCAGGAGGCTGTCGCGGCCGGGTCCCCGGCTGCCACGCAGCAGCACCACCACCTGCTCGCGCGCCTCCTCGGCGTTCTCGCTGCCGTCGAGCCGGACCTTGAACCAGTCCTCGAGCACACGGCCGCCCGGGCACAGCTCCCAGAACGCCGCGACGAGGTCCTGCTGCTGGACGTGACCCGGCGCCCGGCCGCGGTCACCGATCGCGCCGAGGGTGCGCCAGAGCAGGTCCAGCGCGATCTCCTGCAGCCTCGGGCTGGCGTTGAGCGCGACGTACAGCACGGCCTTGTCGAGGTTCGAGCGGCCGCTGGAGGTCGCCGCGAACGTCTTGACGGTGTCGTTGACCAGCTCGGTCGCGCCGAGCAGGTGCAGCGCCCGGAGGAACCGGGCGATGTCGGGGACGGTCCGCTGCCGGAGCACGTCGTGGATGACCGCGTAGGCGATCGAGCCGTCGTGCTCGGTCTCGATCGCGAGC
The sequence above is drawn from the Nocardioides albertanoniae genome and encodes:
- a CDS encoding APC family permease, translated to MRHTLNAIARLLLCAAGFVMSIYGSVQLNALKSPSFGDLLGESSFWVAAVGGLMTALAFEAMRRAQVPAPATQPAAPTAPEETEETAPEETAVPPVASVPTEPERDERPAEDGDKLSLVEVVGLAAGGVVGSGWLLAVPGLHESLGGAAFLGWAAGGVLMLTIAVVMVEFGLISQRTGGLLFHPHDAFGPLVVIILAASLWISYAINPAAQAAAAVDRLAEIVPSLAGEGGLTRIGSVLAVAVTTAIIAFVLLPRRLVLRTNAALTLVKIAIPVVLVACLAFAAPAPLSDSGPAPGPTSTGVLSALITSGVIYAYIGFQAPLDVTGEIRGGRRDVARRVRWAVYGTVVGSFLLYSALQLVYAEHMAASGAEHGTSYALLTDEATLLGAPLDWLVLLVRIAAIIAPIGSGIVFTYALSREVYTLSAERYVPSGLHEQRASRLPGRTTDSFWLILLVNLVLALVVLVAVGGDWQTLAVLNTIPILILYAVTCVVLAVRSELLGTGLQQLLPVAAYAAFIVIALVVNESAWDRVWKGVAVIGWGSLVLLVLPWLHHLRVPGLGWYDAKNHGARLFSRDPANRPFVVLALYLVALTLLSAVRHRIDDDSVWSVWSLRALVVIVASGAFMLLVGAGRRYLRQTRLTTTPR